From the genome of Streptococcus marmotae, one region includes:
- a CDS encoding manganese-dependent inorganic pyrophosphatase, whose translation MSKLLVFGHQNPDTDAIASSYGWAYLEREAFGRDAENVALGTPNEETAFALNYFGVTAPRVVESAKAEGVAQVILTDHNEFQQSISDIKEVEVVAVVDHHRVANFETANPLYMRLEPVGSASSIVYRAFKENGLTPPKEVAGLLLSGLISDTLLLKSPTTHASDPQVATELAELAGVNLEEYGLAMLKAGTNLASKTADELIDIDAKTFELNGNAVRVAQVNTVDIAEVLERQAEIEAAIEAASKENGYSDFVLMITDIVNSNSEILALGRNMDKVEAAFNFTLENNHAFLAGAVSRKKQVVPQLTESFGN comes from the coding sequence ATGTCAAAATTGTTAGTTTTTGGTCACCAAAATCCTGATACAGATGCGATTGCGTCTTCTTATGGTTGGGCTTACTTGGAGCGTGAGGCTTTTGGTCGTGATGCGGAAAACGTAGCGCTTGGGACACCAAATGAAGAAACAGCCTTTGCTCTTAACTATTTTGGAGTAACAGCACCGCGCGTGGTAGAATCTGCTAAGGCAGAAGGTGTAGCGCAGGTCATCTTAACAGACCACAATGAATTCCAGCAATCTATTTCTGATATTAAAGAAGTAGAAGTAGTTGCAGTTGTTGACCACCACCGTGTGGCGAATTTTGAAACAGCAAATCCTCTTTACATGCGCTTGGAGCCAGTTGGATCAGCTTCTTCCATCGTTTACCGTGCCTTCAAGGAAAATGGTTTGACACCACCAAAAGAAGTGGCAGGTTTACTCTTGTCAGGTTTGATTTCGGACACACTCTTGCTCAAATCTCCAACCACTCATGCAAGTGACCCACAAGTCGCTACAGAATTAGCAGAACTAGCAGGCGTTAACTTGGAAGAATACGGACTTGCCATGCTCAAAGCAGGAACCAATCTTGCTAGCAAAACAGCTGATGAATTGATTGACATCGATGCTAAAACCTTCGAATTAAACGGTAACGCCGTTCGTGTGGCACAGGTCAATACGGTTGATATTGCAGAAGTTTTGGAGCGCCAAGCAGAAATCGAAGCAGCCATTGAAGCTGCAAGTAAGGAAAATGGCTATTCAGATTTTGTCTTGATGATTACGGATATTGTCAACTCAAATTCTGAAATCCTAGCTCTTGGTCGCAACATGGATAAGGTCGAAGCAGCCTTTAACTTCACACTTGAAAACAACCATGCCTTCCTTGCAGGAGCTGTTTCTCGTAAAAAACAAGTGGTTCCACAGTTGACAGAAAGCTTTGGCAACTAA
- a CDS encoding DUF1803 domain-containing protein, translating to MIKVYNPTKLTRTAFFQDLIQYLDQHSDVTLRQIKKEFATVATVDRQLDRLIEAGYIRRQDRRYTNAFSCLTSLEGLRLDQEIFVETTSPIFEELSRVTFTVATSNSTNKVIIEEEVDALRERLTLSSYFYKLSNQLPLSSDQEVLYQLLGDVNKDYAMKYMTTFLLKFARKDRVLQRRSDIFVRALEILGFIKEVDAQTYALTMDLDKENLVFKAKGTSLTL from the coding sequence ATGATTAAAGTTTACAATCCAACCAAGCTAACCCGCACCGCTTTTTTTCAAGATCTCATTCAGTATTTGGACCAGCATAGTGATGTGACCCTACGGCAGATTAAAAAAGAATTTGCCACGGTTGCAACTGTCGATCGGCAATTGGATCGCTTGATTGAAGCAGGCTATATTCGCAGGCAAGATCGCCGCTATACCAATGCCTTTTCTTGCTTGACTAGCTTAGAGGGCTTGAGGCTAGATCAGGAAATTTTTGTAGAGACGACCAGTCCGATTTTTGAGGAATTAAGCCGTGTGACCTTTACGGTTGCAACAAGCAATTCCACCAACAAGGTCATCATCGAGGAAGAAGTTGATGCGCTTCGGGAGCGCTTGACCTTGTCATCTTATTTTTACAAGTTGTCCAACCAGCTTCCCTTATCAAGCGATCAAGAGGTTCTCTATCAGCTTTTGGGTGATGTCAACAAAGACTATGCCATGAAGTATATGACGACTTTTTTGTTGAAATTTGCACGAAAAGATAGAGTTTTACAACGACGCTCTGATATTTTTGTCAGAGCATTGGAAATCCTAGGTTTTATCAAGGAAGTTGATGCGCAGACCTATGCCTTAACCATGGACTTGGATAAGGAGAATCTGGTATTTAAGGCAAAAGGTACTTCTCTTACTCTGTGA
- a CDS encoding ABC transporter ATP-binding protein: MLKIDDLTLKTRHPILTDFSYCFERGKMYGIVAVNGSGKTTFFRAIMGLIPVETGHFKLTEASKGRKELFYFEDSDWFDINLSGLDYLTFIQSEWASSVDITSIIKVLGMSDYIKLPIKKYSLGMKQRLLISLYLVSDASYLLMDEITNGLDEQSRGVIFSELQKLRDKGKMIIISSHYREDIIEYCDVMLNFHREKLVEVSA, translated from the coding sequence ATGTTAAAGATAGATGATTTAACCCTCAAAACGAGGCACCCTATTTTAACAGATTTTTCTTATTGCTTTGAAAGGGGAAAAATGTATGGAATAGTGGCGGTTAATGGTTCGGGAAAAACAACCTTTTTTAGGGCGATTATGGGCTTGATACCTGTGGAAACAGGCCATTTTAAATTGACAGAAGCCTCTAAAGGTAGGAAAGAACTATTTTATTTTGAAGATTCTGATTGGTTTGATATCAATTTATCAGGTTTAGACTATTTGACATTTATCCAAAGCGAGTGGGCATCCTCAGTTGATATTACAAGTATTATTAAGGTGTTAGGCATGTCGGATTATATCAAACTTCCGATAAAAAAATATTCTCTTGGTATGAAACAACGACTTCTCATCAGTCTTTATTTAGTAAGTGATGCCAGTTATCTACTCATGGATGAAATTACAAACGGACTCGACGAGCAAAGTCGGGGTGTCATCTTTTCCGAGTTACAAAAATTGCGAGACAAAGGAAAGATGATTATCATTTCCTCTCACTACAGAGAAGACATTATTGAATACTGTGATGTCATGCTGAATTTTCATCGGGAAAAATTGGTCGAGGTGTCAGCATGA
- a CDS encoding ABC transporter permease: MSYITLLFSKVLKNKLTWASYLVVLFLSLSVLFLNSRNRNHDILKSDVEATVLQMGLYVEQLERDKNAEGLSIEEKENIAQALSDGQVQLAKEKEFLKAINSDDWAVVYAEQVNHLSKAVKTLEKNGADEAAIQGFKEGLLYYQALSDKNYPFENMTFPTKTIGFLQDLTIYYLPFLVTIMLVFVISNLFGSIYRDKIDTFQILPIKMSTRVTREVGVVIVLGTVLPVALLLVLGAVSAVIFGVGNPDYPIKFHMEGTKEIYFSAIGQTISPSLGLFVLASCFVALFTYLIMCLVKNQMLGLFISLLMTLGAVLLPQFVVPLQPLTHLIPTTYMRSFIVTTGQIAYQLNNRHITSHQGYLTLGIGIVLMIVCALVVGRKKNLTLLLNNTL, translated from the coding sequence ATGAGTTATATAACATTATTATTTTCTAAAGTTTTAAAGAATAAATTAACGTGGGCCTCTTACCTTGTGGTACTCTTTCTATCACTGTCCGTCTTATTTCTGAATAGTCGGAACAGAAACCACGATATACTAAAAAGTGATGTCGAAGCCACTGTGTTACAAATGGGTCTATATGTCGAACAACTAGAGCGAGATAAAAATGCAGAAGGTCTATCGATTGAAGAAAAGGAAAATATCGCTCAAGCCCTGTCTGATGGGCAAGTACAATTAGCTAAAGAAAAGGAGTTTTTGAAGGCAATTAACAGTGATGATTGGGCTGTTGTTTATGCTGAACAAGTAAATCATTTAAGCAAAGCTGTTAAAACATTAGAAAAAAATGGAGCAGACGAGGCTGCTATTCAAGGTTTTAAGGAGGGGCTTCTGTATTACCAAGCCTTATCAGATAAAAACTATCCTTTTGAAAACATGACTTTTCCCACTAAAACGATAGGATTTTTGCAAGATTTGACGATCTATTATCTTCCTTTTCTTGTGACGATTATGTTGGTCTTTGTGATTTCTAATCTTTTTGGCTCTATTTACCGTGATAAGATTGATACCTTCCAGATTTTACCAATTAAGATGTCAACGAGAGTTACTAGAGAAGTTGGTGTCGTTATCGTGTTGGGAACTGTATTGCCAGTCGCTCTACTTTTGGTATTAGGGGCAGTGTCTGCAGTTATTTTTGGTGTTGGTAATCCTGATTATCCGATCAAATTCCATATGGAGGGAACGAAAGAGATTTATTTTTCAGCTATTGGACAGACCATATCACCAAGTTTGGGATTGTTTGTATTAGCCTCTTGTTTTGTTGCCCTGTTTACTTACCTTATCATGTGTTTGGTGAAAAATCAGATGTTGGGACTATTTATTTCCCTTCTCATGACCTTAGGAGCTGTTTTGCTACCACAATTTGTGGTTCCTCTACAGCCTCTGACTCATTTAATTCCAACGACCTACATGAGAAGCTTTATAGTGACGACTGGACAGATAGCCTATCAATTAAATAATAGGCACATTACGTCGCATCAAGGCTATCTTACTCTAGGAATAGGCATCGTACTGATGATTGTTTGTGCGTTAGTTGTTGGACGAAAAAAAAATCTCACCTTGCTTTTAAATAATACTCTCTAA
- a CDS encoding DUF2974 domain-containing protein: MPNLLNYIEEVANHDFYDLPLNRLDILALTEISYLPFDGLVSSDVTVQQLKRLDYIITQFEEKNHGDTPNLSVTITPDRIKLLDLLKNSKRFKAIKALAYVNDYDKEEEKQFAAITYKVGQDKLVTIFRGTDDTIIGWKEDFHMTYMAEIPAQQSATQYLNSIMQLPNYTVYVAGHSKGGNLAIYASSQLEQRNQERIAQIIAYDSPGVHPSVIESDGYQAMKERIQSIIPQNSIVGMLLETPDKAEIVESKAFGLLQHISFTWEVEGHDFKLAPALTENSIQIDTTLKTWTASLNEDELKHFFDLLFGMFIDAGIERLNDFTVDTPKKIGLLMEQQQNLTDEEREMLDKLFRLLIDTRYQVWKEALTTPYAKLEEWFKKKTDKGDSSSLKKSLDKK; this comes from the coding sequence ATGCCAAATCTACTGAATTACATTGAAGAAGTAGCCAATCACGATTTTTACGATTTACCCCTCAATCGCTTGGATATTCTAGCCTTAACAGAGATTTCCTATCTGCCTTTTGACGGCTTAGTTTCATCCGATGTAACCGTTCAGCAACTGAAGCGCTTGGATTATATCATTACGCAATTTGAAGAGAAAAATCATGGTGATACCCCCAATCTCTCTGTCACCATTACCCCAGATCGCATTAAGCTGCTCGACTTATTAAAAAATAGTAAACGTTTCAAGGCTATCAAAGCACTTGCCTATGTTAACGACTATGATAAGGAAGAGGAAAAGCAGTTTGCGGCCATTACCTACAAAGTTGGCCAAGACAAACTCGTCACGATTTTCAGGGGAACAGATGACACCATTATCGGTTGGAAAGAAGATTTTCATATGACCTACATGGCAGAAATCCCTGCCCAACAATCTGCAACCCAGTACCTTAACTCCATCATGCAGCTTCCAAACTACACGGTCTATGTAGCTGGACACTCCAAGGGAGGAAATCTCGCCATCTATGCCAGCAGTCAGCTAGAACAAAGAAATCAAGAACGCATTGCGCAGATTATTGCTTATGATTCTCCCGGAGTTCATCCTTCTGTAATTGAATCAGACGGTTATCAAGCAATGAAAGAACGCATCCAGTCTATCATCCCCCAAAATTCGATTGTCGGTATGCTACTTGAAACACCTGACAAGGCAGAGATTGTCGAAAGTAAAGCCTTTGGCCTGCTCCAACATATCAGCTTCACTTGGGAAGTTGAGGGACATGATTTCAAACTAGCACCTGCCTTGACGGAAAACAGTATCCAGATTGACACAACCTTAAAAACATGGACAGCCAGTCTAAACGAGGACGAACTCAAGCACTTCTTTGATTTACTGTTTGGTATGTTTATTGATGCTGGAATTGAACGCTTGAATGACTTTACCGTAGATACTCCTAAAAAAATCGGCCTCCTAATGGAGCAACAACAAAATCTAACCGATGAAGAACGAGAAATGCTCGATAAGCTCTTCCGCCTCCTAATTGATACCCGTTATCAGGTCTGGAAAGAAGCTCTGACAACGCCCTATGCAAAACTAGAAGAATGGTTTAAGAAGAAAACGGACAAGGGCGATTCAAGCTCACTGAAAAAATCGTTGGATAAAAAATAA
- a CDS encoding response regulator transcription factor, which yields MKQKILLVEDDTVIRQLVAKNLRNWNYEVAESEDFQLILEQVEAFQPHLILMDIGLPFFNGYYWCQEIRKISRVPILFLSSRDQPMDIVMAINLGGDDYVTKPFDMTVLLAKIQGLLRRTYDFLGEQTVLTFEGIRLDLKSMQVSYDGVSEDLTKNEFQILRILFEQPQVIVSREELMKELWNSDLFVDDNTLTVNVGRLRRKLADMGLQDLIVTKKGMGYGLVKHDD from the coding sequence ATGAAGCAAAAAATCTTACTTGTAGAAGATGATACAGTTATTCGTCAATTGGTGGCAAAAAATCTTCGGAATTGGAATTATGAAGTGGCTGAAAGTGAGGATTTTCAGCTGATTTTAGAGCAGGTTGAGGCATTTCAACCGCATTTGATTTTAATGGATATTGGTCTGCCTTTTTTTAACGGCTATTATTGGTGTCAAGAAATCCGGAAAATCTCACGTGTGCCGATTCTTTTTCTATCTTCACGTGATCAACCAATGGATATTGTAATGGCCATCAATCTAGGTGGCGATGATTATGTGACCAAGCCTTTTGATATGACAGTTCTTCTAGCGAAAATTCAAGGGCTTTTACGCAGAACCTATGACTTTTTGGGCGAGCAGACGGTATTGACCTTTGAAGGCATTCGGTTGGACTTAAAAAGTATGCAGGTGAGCTATGATGGTGTGAGCGAAGATTTGACCAAAAATGAATTTCAAATCCTACGAATTTTATTCGAGCAGCCGCAGGTCATTGTCAGCAGGGAAGAATTGATGAAAGAATTATGGAATAGCGACTTGTTTGTTGATGATAATACGCTGACGGTGAATGTTGGTCGCTTGCGCCGCAAATTGGCGGATATGGGTTTGCAGGATCTTATTGTGACCAAAAAAGGAATGGGATATGGATTGGTGAAGCACGATGACTAA
- a CDS encoding sensor histidine kinase — MTKGQVGFFVKRWLATRLLFLLGMLFFILLIGGFSLLFHVENALVGYASLLLSCIAGVVVFLDMGKEWQRFTLVSRQELVTRGTATEVVLQARVQELEEELRQQLDQERRRQSDFQDYYTLWAHQMKIPIAASQLLARDLPAGPERQALEQELFKIEQYTGQVLHYLRLESFHEDLLVQRESLDLLVRQVIKKYSIFFIQQKTELRLDELELTLATDKKWFCLLLEQFISNAIKYTVGGQIWIYLDGDDLVIQDTGIGIAKSDMERIFARGFSGYNGRISQQSSGLGLYLAQGIGEKLGLTFRLTSEIGQGTQVRICLKEEKLMLD; from the coding sequence ATGACTAAAGGACAAGTAGGCTTTTTTGTTAAGCGCTGGCTGGCAACGCGCTTGTTGTTCCTATTGGGCATGCTCTTCTTTATTCTTCTTATCGGTGGTTTTAGTCTACTCTTTCATGTGGAGAATGCACTTGTTGGCTATGCCAGTCTGTTGCTTTCCTGTATTGCTGGAGTGGTGGTTTTCCTTGATATGGGCAAGGAGTGGCAGCGGTTTACCTTGGTAAGCAGGCAAGAGCTTGTGACGAGAGGAACAGCAACTGAAGTAGTCTTACAAGCACGTGTGCAAGAGTTAGAAGAGGAGTTGCGCCAACAACTGGATCAGGAGCGCAGGCGTCAGAGTGATTTTCAAGACTACTATACCTTGTGGGCTCACCAGATGAAAATCCCCATTGCAGCCAGTCAACTGCTAGCGAGAGATTTGCCAGCTGGTCCTGAGAGGCAGGCCTTGGAGCAGGAATTATTCAAGATTGAGCAATATACAGGACAGGTTCTGCATTATTTGCGTTTGGAATCTTTTCATGAAGACTTGCTTGTTCAGCGTGAGTCGCTTGACCTTCTGGTACGGCAAGTCATCAAGAAGTATTCGATTTTCTTTATCCAGCAAAAGACAGAGCTTCGCTTAGACGAGTTAGAGCTGACTCTTGCAACAGACAAGAAATGGTTCTGCCTCCTGCTTGAACAATTTATTTCCAATGCTATTAAGTATACGGTAGGTGGACAAATTTGGATTTACCTAGACGGTGATGATCTGGTCATCCAAGATACAGGGATAGGCATTGCTAAAAGTGACATGGAACGGATTTTTGCTCGTGGCTTCTCAGGCTACAATGGCCGCATTTCACAGCAATCTTCTGGTCTAGGACTGTATTTGGCACAAGGAATTGGTGAAAAGTTGGGACTGACCTTCCGTCTGACCTCGGAAATAGGACAAGGTACACAGGTACGCATCTGCCTCAAAGAAGAAAAACTGATGCTTGATTGA
- a CDS encoding ABC transporter ATP-binding protein has protein sequence MVLLDVQHVQKIYQARFLANQVEALKDIHFTVEKGEYVAIMGESGSGKSTLLNILAMLDKPTQGKVFLNGVDTQTIKNKDASAFRREKLGFVFQDFNLLDTLSVKDNVLLPLVLSRVPVYEMNKRQSEVLDSLGIASLKDKMPYEISGGQQQRVAVARAIITQPEILLADEPTGALDSKSSATLLDIFDQINEMGQTLLMVTHSTTAASRAKRVLFIKDGKLYHQIFRGDRASHEMFQLISDTLTLMANRGE, from the coding sequence ATGGTATTACTCGACGTTCAACATGTACAGAAGATCTATCAGGCACGCTTTTTAGCCAATCAGGTAGAGGCCTTAAAAGACATTCATTTTACCGTTGAAAAAGGTGAATATGTGGCAATTATGGGGGAATCAGGTTCGGGGAAATCGACATTACTCAATATTTTAGCTATGCTAGACAAGCCGACCCAAGGCAAGGTGTTCTTAAATGGGGTGGATACCCAGACAATCAAAAACAAGGATGCTTCTGCCTTTCGCAGGGAGAAGTTGGGTTTTGTCTTTCAAGATTTTAACCTACTAGACACCCTATCGGTCAAGGACAATGTCCTCCTTCCCTTGGTGTTATCGCGTGTCCCTGTCTATGAGATGAATAAGCGGCAATCAGAAGTGCTTGATAGTCTAGGAATTGCCAGCTTAAAAGATAAGATGCCCTATGAGATTTCAGGTGGTCAGCAGCAACGGGTCGCAGTCGCGCGTGCCATTATCACGCAACCAGAAATTCTACTTGCAGATGAGCCAACTGGAGCGCTTGATTCCAAGTCTTCTGCCACCTTGCTGGATATTTTTGACCAAATCAACGAAATGGGGCAAACCCTTCTGATGGTTACCCATTCCACAACAGCAGCCAGTCGGGCGAAACGTGTCCTCTTTATCAAGGATGGCAAGCTCTATCATCAGATTTTTCGAGGAGATCGTGCCTCACATGAGATGTTTCAGTTGATTTCAGATACGCTGACCCTCATGGCGAATCGAGGTGAGTAG
- a CDS encoding ABC transporter permease, whose amino-acid sequence MWKVIYTLAGTNLLKNRKLYYPFALVTALSATIAYLFTSLSHNPHLAEVYGAKTVTLTLQFGQYIVLFTVAMMLLYANGFVMKNRSKELGIYTVLGLEKGHLLLMTLVETILFSLVTVGFGLIFGVILDKLIYAILLKTMHVKVVLVSVFQWNNALTVILYFLLIFFGLAVLNAGKLSLSSSLQLVKGQKRGEAKGRFLLLQTLLGLGILVYAYYLSLSVESPIKALPVFFTAVVLVIVATYILFHAGIISFLKWLQRRESYYYQPANFISVSNLVFRMRKNAMGLATIAILSTMFIITMIGGINIYVGGNDMIQQLEPNDFTYHYQFEKNGVATADEEAVLKEWTSQNLEQNGVPISKIVTYTFFEGIMGKMEKNHVKLLDKNRTGFSFYDINVLYVFDEASYKGMTGERLDLSSDQVAVYSKNVDFDAHQPLVIGEQSFTVKKRLPKNFAAYQTPNNMTQLFPGLILVVHDLDDVSLLTNRKTYIGVDTSLTEEDQIQRWENWQALNPDQQPASLTLSGMGSGSRVAERASTFAFTGSLFFIGIFLSVVFLMATVLVIYYKQISEAYEDRERFVIMQKVGLDEGQTKQSIRKQMATVFFLPLSFAFLHLAFAYKVLSQILLQIGIINSSLVLQVALWSCFGYFTLYLLVYLLTARSYRSVIRSN is encoded by the coding sequence ATGTGGAAGGTTATCTATACATTAGCAGGCACTAATCTGTTGAAAAATCGGAAATTGTACTATCCCTTTGCCCTAGTGACGGCATTATCCGCAACGATTGCTTACCTATTTACCTCGCTTAGCCACAATCCACACTTGGCAGAGGTCTACGGAGCAAAAACGGTTACGCTGACTCTCCAATTTGGCCAGTATATCGTTCTGTTCACGGTTGCCATGATGCTCCTTTATGCCAATGGCTTCGTTATGAAAAATCGCTCGAAAGAGCTGGGAATCTATACAGTTCTTGGTCTAGAAAAAGGGCATCTGCTTCTAATGACTTTAGTTGAGACTATTTTATTTTCTCTAGTGACAGTGGGGTTCGGTCTCATTTTTGGAGTGATTTTGGATAAGCTGATCTATGCGATTTTACTCAAGACCATGCACGTTAAGGTGGTGTTGGTTTCCGTTTTCCAATGGAACAATGCGCTGACGGTCATCTTGTATTTTCTCTTGATTTTTTTCGGCTTGGCTGTTCTAAATGCTGGAAAATTAAGTCTATCTTCCTCGCTTCAGTTAGTGAAAGGTCAGAAACGAGGAGAGGCAAAAGGACGATTTTTACTACTTCAAACCTTGCTTGGACTGGGAATTTTGGTCTATGCCTACTATCTATCCCTAAGTGTAGAGAGTCCGATTAAGGCCCTGCCTGTCTTTTTCACAGCAGTTGTCCTCGTTATTGTTGCCACCTACATACTTTTTCATGCGGGAATCATCAGCTTTTTGAAATGGTTGCAAAGGCGAGAAAGCTATTACTATCAGCCGGCGAATTTTATCTCTGTGTCTAATCTTGTCTTTCGGATGCGAAAAAACGCTATGGGGCTAGCGACCATTGCGATTTTGTCTACCATGTTTATTATTACGATGATTGGTGGAATCAATATCTATGTTGGCGGAAATGATATGATTCAGCAGTTGGAGCCAAATGATTTCACCTACCATTATCAATTTGAAAAAAATGGAGTAGCTACTGCTGATGAGGAAGCGGTACTGAAAGAATGGACCTCACAGAACCTAGAGCAAAATGGTGTTCCAATCAGCAAGATAGTTACCTATACCTTTTTTGAAGGCATTATGGGAAAGATGGAGAAAAATCACGTCAAGCTCCTTGATAAGAATAGGACTGGCTTCAGTTTTTACGACATCAACGTCCTTTATGTCTTTGATGAAGCTTCTTACAAAGGCATGACAGGTGAGCGTTTAGACTTGTCAAGCGATCAGGTTGCAGTTTATAGCAAGAATGTTGATTTTGATGCGCATCAACCATTAGTGATAGGGGAGCAATCCTTTACGGTTAAAAAGCGCCTGCCCAAGAATTTTGCAGCCTATCAGACACCGAACAATATGACCCAACTATTTCCAGGGCTTATTCTAGTTGTGCATGATTTAGACGATGTTTCCTTGTTGACAAATAGGAAGACCTATATCGGAGTAGATACTAGCTTGACCGAAGAGGATCAGATACAGCGTTGGGAAAATTGGCAGGCGCTGAATCCGGATCAGCAACCTGCCTCCCTCACCCTTTCTGGGATGGGATCAGGTAGTCGCGTAGCCGAACGAGCTAGTACCTTTGCCTTTACAGGTTCCCTCTTCTTTATTGGAATCTTCCTATCTGTGGTCTTCCTTATGGCAACTGTATTGGTGATTTACTACAAGCAGATATCAGAAGCCTATGAAGACAGGGAACGTTTTGTCATCATGCAAAAAGTAGGGCTGGACGAGGGACAGACCAAGCAGAGTATTCGCAAGCAGATGGCGACCGTCTTCTTTCTTCCTCTGAGCTTTGCCTTTCTGCATTTGGCTTTTGCCTATAAGGTTCTATCTCAGATTTTGCTGCAGATTGGAATTATCAATAGTAGTCTAGTCTTACAGGTTGCCCTATGGAGCTGTTTCGGGTATTTCACTCTCTATCTCCTTGTCTATCTCTTAACGGCTCGCTCTTACCGATCTGTTATCCGCTCCAACTAA
- a CDS encoding DUF2829 domain-containing protein, whose protein sequence is MTFEDILPGLKAKKKYVRTGWGGAENYVQLFDTIEQNGVALEVTPYFLINVSGEGEGFSMWSPTPCDVLATDWVEVHD, encoded by the coding sequence ATGACATTTGAAGACATTTTACCAGGTCTAAAGGCTAAGAAGAAATACGTCCGTACAGGCTGGGGTGGGGCTGAAAACTATGTCCAACTCTTTGACACGATTGAGCAAAACGGTGTAGCGCTTGAAGTAACGCCCTACTTTTTAATCAATGTGTCAGGCGAGGGTGAAGGTTTTTCTATGTGGAGCCCAACACCGTGCGATGTCTTAGCGACAGACTGGGTAGAAGTCCATGACTAA
- a CDS encoding 3-oxoacyl-ACP reductase produces MTKKVLVTGVSSGIGRAQAQLFLEHGYEVYGVDKGENPLLVGAFHFLQLDLRDNLAPLFDWLPEVDILCNTAGKLDAYKALLDTSEEEIEDILAINLLASMRITRFYLAKMLEKKAGIIINMCSIASFLAGGGGVAYTTSKHALAGFTKQLAIDYADKGIQVFGLAPGAVKTAMTASDFEEGGLAEWVAAETPIKRWLDPEEIAEVTLFLASGKASSMQGEILKIDGGWSLK; encoded by the coding sequence ATGACTAAGAAAGTCCTTGTGACAGGGGTCTCATCAGGCATTGGACGGGCTCAGGCTCAGCTGTTTTTGGAGCATGGCTATGAGGTCTATGGGGTTGATAAGGGAGAAAATCCTCTATTGGTCGGTGCCTTTCATTTTCTACAACTAGACTTGCGGGATAACTTAGCGCCCCTTTTTGACTGGCTGCCAGAAGTGGATATTCTCTGCAATACCGCTGGAAAATTGGATGCTTATAAGGCGCTTTTAGATACTAGTGAGGAAGAAATCGAGGACATCTTAGCTATTAATTTACTTGCTAGCATGCGGATTACCCGCTTTTATTTGGCAAAGATGCTGGAAAAAAAGGCAGGTATCATTATCAACATGTGCTCGATTGCTAGTTTCCTAGCTGGTGGTGGCGGTGTAGCCTATACGACTAGTAAGCATGCCCTTGCAGGTTTTACCAAGCAGCTGGCGATCGATTATGCAGACAAGGGGATTCAGGTTTTTGGCTTAGCACCAGGTGCGGTCAAGACAGCCATGACGGCTAGTGACTTTGAAGAGGGAGGTCTTGCGGAATGGGTTGCGGCTGAAACGCCGATTAAGCGCTGGCTGGATCCGGAAGAAATTGCTGAAGTCACCCTCTTTTTGGCAAGCGGAAAAGCTAGTAGTATGCAGGGGGAAATCCTCAAAATTGACGGTGGCTGGAGCTTGAAATAA
- a CDS encoding ASCH domain-containing protein, which produces MTAEEMWAAYRLINPQIGEDIDAWQFGAEPDLLADLVLRGEKTATASVYDEYLVSGESLPKVGERSVILDSSGQAVCVIEIKRVTIEPFYQVSAAHAFKEGEGDKSLDYWRRVHEELFSKWLTELGLAFSIDCRVVLEEFEVVYPLN; this is translated from the coding sequence ATGACAGCAGAAGAAATGTGGGCGGCTTATCGCCTTATCAATCCTCAGATTGGAGAGGATATCGATGCTTGGCAGTTTGGTGCTGAGCCTGATTTACTGGCTGATTTGGTCTTGCGAGGGGAGAAAACCGCAACGGCCTCAGTTTATGATGAATATCTTGTTTCAGGAGAAAGCTTGCCAAAAGTTGGTGAGCGGAGTGTGATTTTGGACAGCAGTGGACAGGCAGTTTGTGTTATTGAAATAAAGAGAGTAACGATTGAGCCTTTTTATCAGGTTTCAGCTGCCCATGCCTTTAAAGAAGGAGAAGGCGATAAGTCGCTTGATTATTGGCGTAGAGTGCATGAAGAGTTGTTTAGCAAATGGCTGACAGAGCTAGGTCTCGCATTTTCCATTGATTGTCGAGTAGTTTTAGAGGAATTTGAAGTTGTTTATCCGCTCAATTAA